A stretch of Aedes aegypti strain LVP_AGWG chromosome 2, AaegL5.0 Primary Assembly, whole genome shotgun sequence DNA encodes these proteins:
- the LOC5568171 gene encoding zinc finger protein 26: MSEIKKEISSETICRLCLQERDHYRSIFPSENIALDDWIESLTTIKILYVSNAPAALCLECETILKNYESFREMCFINDRSFREMFPQTTEQPSIDDDEDFKDGREVYTFEYMVKEESDLQSDTIPEIENMSAVVNENNMSELSTVEDWTDSTATSMDHFPYQCHICLRRFRVERNLKRHGRVHMPKMAKVQCEYCEKLLTNDTALRIHMRSHTREEEPYGCQECGQSFSTSGLLTRHVRIHNKNRMIDSVDAQLIK; encoded by the exons ATGTCCGAAATAAAGAAAGAAATCTCATCGGAAACGATTTGCCGGCTATGTCTTCAAGAACGGGACCACTATCGATCCATTTTCCCCAGCGAGAACATCGCTCTGGACGATTGGATCGAGAGTCTTACCACGATAAAG ATACTGTACGTATCTAACGCACCGGCAGCGCTATGCCTTGAGTGTGAGACAATTCTGAAAAACTACGAGTCATTTCGAGAGATGTGCTTCATCAACGATCGttcattccgggaaatgtttCCCCAAACGACGGAACAACCTTCAATCGATGATGATGAGGATTTCAAAGATGGTCGGGAGGTCTATACCTTTGAATACATGGTGAAGGAGGAAAGTGATCTTCAAAGTGACACCATTCCTGAAATCGAGAACATGTCAGCAGTAGTAAATGAGAACAATATGTCCGAACTTTCGACAGTCGAAGATTGGACAGATTCAACTGCCACATCAATGGATCATTTCCCCTACCAGTGCCACATCTGTTTGCGTAGATTCCGTGTTGAGCGTAATCTGAAGAGGCATGGTCGAGTCCATATGCCGAAAATGGCAAAAGTTCAGTGCGAATActgtgaaaaattgttaacaaatGATACAGCACTACGGATACACATGCGGAGTCATACACGAGAGGAGGAACCGTACGGATGCCAGGAGTGTGGGCAGTCGTTTAGCACTTCGGGTCTGTTGACGCGGCACGTCAGAATACATAACAAGAATCGGATGATTGATTCTGTAGACGCacagttgataaaataa